The Sulfolobus sp. A20 genomic interval AGAACTATGTCACCGCCTCTTCTCTTGACCAGAGTATCAACTTCATCTAAGTATATTATAGCCTTTCCTGATCTAATCCCGTTTTTAATTTTTTCAATATACTCTCCTAAGTTTACACCATGCTTAGGCACAGAAAAACCTGTTAACCTGCTTGCTAAAGATGATAAAACTGCTTGCGGAGTTCCACCAACCTCCCTACAGTTAACATAAGCTTGTTTTACATGTTTATATTCTTCATCCTCATTCTTCACTTCCTCTATCTCGTTGAGAATATACTTAGTTACGAAAGTTTTACCTGTCCCAGTTAATCCTAAGAATAAGTTGGAGAATCTTACCTCGTTCTTTACAAAGTATCTAATAGCTATGGCTGTATCTCTCAAAATATCTTCTCTAAATGGTATTTCCCTAAATACCGACAAGGGGTCGATGAAAACTTTAGGATTTTTAATAACCTCACCTTTACCACCTTTCAGTGTATCTCTAATCACATTTAGTTTCATCTGTTTCATTAGTTAAACTTGTTTTCGTTAAGGTTATTGGTAACATCAACTATTTTACAATCAAAGATATTACTTGTTACTATGTAAAAATATTTTTAATGCAATAAAAATTCGTTAATTTAAAAATACTTTCCTAATATTTTTATATATTTTGTAAGATATAAAAATTATAGAGGTTATAATTAACACTATGATTGCAAATACTAATATTAAGAGAGACTGAAAGAATAAAGACACTATTTGGGTCGTAGATAAATATTCAATTAAAAAATAAGGATACAACTCTAAAAGAGCTACTATAAACGCCAATTTTGAGGATTCAAGCGAAACTCTTATTATTAAGTATAATATATAAGATGTAGATAAAGATACAGCAAGTGTCGATTTTTTAAATGCTTCTCTAATTTTCCCCATTAAGCATAAACTAGTTAGGTTATATTTATATTTAATCCAATATATTTTAACATGACAATTTTCCTTCCGCAAGTGAATAGCAAGGAAAGATTAATTGAGCATTAAAATATGTTTTTAAACTCTATAGAAAAATTGAATATAGTTTGAAAATAGCAGTGACTGATGAGGGAGAAGTTGCTAAGACAATTGCCGTATATTTAGGTAAATCGTACGAGGTGATTATAGTCGACACTCCGTCTAGCGTGATCAGAGAAAAGCCTAACGTTATTATTCACACTAATGAAATACCCATGAACGATAGCATTCAAAATCCTCCGTTAGCCTGGACTTTTAATACATGGTATGCTATCAATATAGCAAGGGCTGGTTCTAAGATAGGGAGCGTTAACATATATCTTTCGACCTTTATGGTATATGATGGTAAGAAGGGGTACTATAAGGAACATAATACTCCATCTCCCCTAAATTATTACGGTTTAAGTAAGTTAGTAGCTGAGACTACTATAATGGGACTGGGGAACTACTTAATTTTAAGATTAGGTGCCTTATTTTCTTTAAGCTACAAGGGTTTTCTATATCCTTTTATAAGAGCATCAGTAAAGGGTAAAATTCTAAGATGTAACAAAAACTTCTATCTATCAATAATCAGTACTCAGTCATTAGCAAAGGTGATAAAGCATTTTATAGAAAAAGATGCTAGAGGTGTAATAAACGTAGGTAGTAATAGAATTTCTATGTTAGATTTTTGTAATTATTTATCGGATGTTTTCGGAAACGAGATTGTTGAAGTCAATGGTTCTATGAGAGATTTTTCGTTGGATGATTGGTTACTTAGAGCATATAACGTTAAAATAAATGCGAAGGATAATATAATGAGTTTAGTTGAGCAAAAGCTTTTTAACAACTAGGGAGAAAATTTTAATTCTCTTAACCTATTCAGATGAACCATTAAGTGCAAAAGAGATAATGAGTAGATTGGGTATAAGAAAAGAGAAGGAAGTCTATGAACATTTAGAACATTTAGCGAAATCAAGTAAGAGAAAGGACTTCATATTAATAATAATACCACCCAGATGCAAGAGTTGTGGTTACGTTTTTGATTCTGAGAAAATAAAGAGGCCAACGAAATGTCCCATATGTAAATCGGAAAAGATTGATTCGCCAAAATTTTTAATTAGGAAAAAGTAAAAATTAAAGTCCATGAGAGCTGTATTTGTAGACTTAGGAGAGACTTTAGTACATTTCAAACCTAGATATCATGAAAACGTCTTGATTGCTCTGAAGGACTACGGATATGAAGTAGATGAAGCGAAATTATTTAGAGCTATTAATAGGATTCTAGGAAGACACCATTATCCTAGTCCAGAATATGGAGGGCTTTCTTCATTAGATTTTGCAGAACTATTTTATGAATTAAAGATTTATCCAGATCGGACAGTTATTAAAGAATTAAATTCAAAGAATTTGTTGTCTGGTGAGTATCAATTGTATGATGATGCAATTCCCTTTTTAGAAGGTGTAAAGAGTTTAGGTCTTAAAATAGTTTTAATAAGTAACGCTACAAGAAGCCTTTATAGGATAATAGAGGATTTAGGAATTAAGAAATATTTTGATGGTATCGTAGCTTCTTGTGATTTGAACATTATGAAGCCACACCCCAAAATTTTCTCTTATGCCGTTAAATTAGCAGGAGGTGATGGTATACATATTGGAGATGTCTATGAAATAGACGTACTGGGAGCTAAGAGAGCTGGGTTAGAAGCCTTATTGATAGATAGACAAAACTTTTACTCAGAGATAAAAGAGAAAAGGGTGAACAATCTATTAGAAGCATTAGAGCTAGTAAAAGAGAGGTCGAAAAGTTACTACAAAAGTTAGCTAAACCTCATCCTAACCCAAAATATGAATTAGAGCAATATTTAACTCCTCCATCATTAGTATCCGAAATCGTATGGCATGCTTATTTATCTGGTAATATTGCAAATAAAAGGATATTAGATGCTGGATGTGGTACAGGCATTTTTTGTTTAGCTGTAACTTTGTTGGGAGGATATTGTGTTTGTGTCGATATTGATTTGGAATCGTTAAAGGTTGCTAAAGAAATGTTTAATGAGTTAGGTCTATTAGTGGACTTAGTAAATGTTGACATAAGATTCTTTAAAGCCAATTTTGATGTAGTAATACAAAATCCTCCGTTCGGAGTGGTTAATAAGGGAATTGACATACAATTTCTAATATCTGCTTTCAACAATGCTAAAATAATTTACTCAATTCATAAATTCAATAGAAGAACTAGAGAGATAATCACTAATCTAGCTAAGGAAAGAGGGTTTAAAGTATCTGTAATTACTGAAAAGTATAGGCTTAAGCAATATTATCCATGGCATAAGGAGAGGTTTCATGAGTTTCTCGTTGACGTTTACTTATTTACTAAAATTTTGTAATTCATTATTTAAAATCTTTTCTAATACTTCCAGAACCCCTAGTCCATTTGGCTTAGACGTTATTATGTCAGCTATTTGCTTCACTTGAGGTAAGGCATTATTAACAGCTACTTTTATATCAGCTACTCTAAATAACGCATAATCGTTTTCACTATCCCCTATCGCCACGACCTTTCCATTGAATTTAATTAATTGTTTAAATTTAATTAAGCTTGTACCTTTATCTATGCCCTTCGGTAATATCATAATATCATTCCTATTTATTTCTAAAGTTGCATATTTTTCCACTTCTTCTAAATCTCTTATCCTATTTACGTAGTTGTTAACATAAATAATGACTTCTCCAACGGAATACTTTACACTTAAGCGATCTAAAATCTTAGTAATCTTTTCTTTTCTTTCATTCCATTCCATATCACATAGTGTATATTTTTTATTTCCATAGAATATTAGAGCTCCATTTTCCAATATCCAGGCTGTCGGGCTTAAATTAGGAGCTAAAATATCTATAAACCTCTTCTCCCTACCGCTAACTACAACGAATTTATACTTTTTAGAAAATTCGTTAACTTTCTCAGCAACATAACTATCTATAACAAAGTTATTATTTTCACTGGCCAATGTTCTATCATAGTCTGATGCAACTAGAATATCATTCAAACTTGTAACCAACTCGTAATAATACCTCCTTCATTTTTAAAGCATCTCTTTCTAATTCCGGGCTTTCACAAATTAAAGTAATTGAAACATCCCTTTTGATTAACTCTTTTGCTAACGGTTCAAAGGGAGGAGTATTATAATCTATTGATCTATGTTCATCAATGTATTTTCCCTTTCTGATTTCTAGAGACTCGAAGTGAGAGTTTATATGAGTTAGTCCCAATTCCTTAACTAATTTATCAATAATTTCTCCATAGTTAATTTTCCCTCCTTGCCTAGCGAAAGTATGAGCCCAGTCTATGTACGGTATGACTCCCTTTATCTCCTTAGAAATTGATATTACTTCATCTAAGGTCCCGAATGCAGTTTCCTTAGCCATAGTCTCTACACCAAATTTCACGTTTTTAATCCCCGTTGATCTAGCATTATCAACAACTTCGCCAAGCTCAGCTTTAACCCTTTGATAACATTCCTCTGGTCCCATTTTTCCGTAGAATGCTATATGTATTGCAATGGCATCAGCCCCCAACAATTCAGCTCTATCAGCAGTTTCAAGTAATCTCTGCTTAGAAGCTTTTACCTTTTCTTCTTCCTCAGAGCATAAATTAATGAAATACGGAGCATGAACAGACAATCTTACTCCCAACTCTTTCGCTATTTCACCCGCTTCTTGCGCAGTTTCTTTGCTCATTCTTACGCCCTGTACAAACTCAACTTCCATGGCGTTAAGCCCAAGTTCCTTAACAGTCTTTATACCATCAATAGTATTCTTCTTTTTAGCTGAATGAGGAACTCCAGCAGGTCCAAGATAAATTTTTACCATATAATATATCTAAATTATAACCATTTTTAAAGAGTAACCTAGTGAAGGTGAGCGATAAACTTGCGTACCCTTACAAAATAAGAAAAGTCTTGCTATTTATGGTGGGCAGTTTTCGATTAGCCCATCCAAGGATATTCTTAAATTTTTACTTACGCGGAACATTTGACTCTATTGTTTATACGAGGTAAATGAGGAAATATTAATATAACTTAAATTATTAATTAATCTTGTTGATTAAGGGAATCATCAGAGTACTTAGTTATAAGGGCGGGGTAGGTAAGACTTCCATTTCACTTGCTCTGGCAAGAATAATTTCTCTCTCAAGTTATAAAGTATTAGTTTACGATATGGATAATTTATTTACAATATCGAAACTGACTGAATCTAAAGAATGTGAAATTAATAGACATTTAACTTTTGATGTATATCACTGTAATAAGCATGATAATAAGTTTTTAACCTTAGACTATGATTATGTTATTGTAGACACTTATCCTGGAATTTTGACAAATGAATTGCCAAAAATGGAAAGCGAGAAAATATTTAATATCTTTATTACAGACTACTTCTCTCTTGTTGATACCCTAGAATATATTAAGCTTTGGGAGGATGTTAAAGTAACAAATTTGTTAGTTGTAAATTTAATAAGTTTAGATGAGGAGGATCAGAATTACATTAATCAGACACCTTCCTTGAGTTATAATAATGTTATCAGAAGTATAGTAAAGAACAAAAATGTAAAGGTTGATCATATTACAATAATACCGTTTATAAAGGATTATTATGGCTCATACAAGATTGATTTCCCCAAAGTTGAATCGCTAGTTGGTCGAATATTGTTTTAATTAGAGCTAATGTTTGTATATAATCCTTACTTTGACTCGTTGCTATTTATAGTCAAGTATAAATCATATAAACTTTTTAAACAGCTGAAAAAGATATGAATTTATGATTAAGGATATAATGTCCAAAAAAATTTTAGTAGCATATGAGGAAGATCCATTAGTAAATGTTGCTGACTTTATGAGAAAAAATAATATTGGCGCTGTAGCAGTAATTGATAAGAATGGTAAACTTATTGGTATTTTAACTGAGAGAGATATTGTAAGAGCAGTAAGTGATGGAAATCTAGATGCAAAAGTAAAAGACTACATGACTAGGAATGTAATAGGGGTAAAAAGCGAGATTTCAGAAGCTGAAGCTGGAGAAATAATGTTGGAAAATCATTTTAGACACCTACCAATAGTTGATGACGATAATAAGGTAATAGGAATTGTCTCAATAAGGGATATTGCAAAAAGTCTTCTTTATCTAGAAAAAAGTAAATTTTCATAATGTACTGCAATATTATTTTTGAATTTTAATTTTTTAAT includes:
- a CDS encoding HAD family hydrolase, with the protein product MRAVFVDLGETLVHFKPRYHENVLIALKDYGYEVDEAKLFRAINRILGRHHYPSPEYGGLSSLDFAELFYELKIYPDRTVIKELNSKNLLSGEYQLYDDAIPFLEGVKSLGLKIVLISNATRSLYRIIEDLGIKKYFDGIVASCDLNIMKPHPKIFSYAVKLAGGDGIHIGDVYEIDVLGAKRAGLEALLIDRQNFYSEIKEKRVNNLLEALELVKERSKSYYKS
- a CDS encoding CBS domain-containing protein — its product is MIKDIMSKKILVAYEEDPLVNVADFMRKNNIGAVAVIDKNGKLIGILTERDIVRAVSDGNLDAKVKDYMTRNVIGVKSEISEAEAGEIMLENHFRHLPIVDDDNKVIGIVSIRDIAKSLLYLEKSKFS
- a CDS encoding transcriptional regulator, giving the protein MSKSFLTTREKILILLTYSDEPLSAKEIMSRLGIRKEKEVYEHLEHLAKSSKRKDFILIIIPPRCKSCGYVFDSEKIKRPTKCPICKSEKIDSPKFLIRKK
- a CDS encoding TIM barrel protein, producing MVKIYLGPAGVPHSAKKKNTIDGIKTVKELGLNAMEVEFVQGVRMSKETAQEAGEIAKELGVRLSVHAPYFINLCSEEEEKVKASKQRLLETADRAELLGADAIAIHIAFYGKMGPEECYQRVKAELGEVVDNARSTGIKNVKFGVETMAKETAFGTLDEVISISKEIKGVIPYIDWAHTFARQGGKINYGEIIDKLVKELGLTHINSHFESLEIRKGKYIDEHRSIDYNTPPFEPLAKELIKRDVSITLICESPELERDALKMKEVLLRVGYKFE
- a CDS encoding phosphoglycolate phosphatase: MVTSLNDILVASDYDRTLASENNNFVIDSYVAEKVNEFSKKYKFVVVSGREKRFIDILAPNLSPTAWILENGALIFYGNKKYTLCDMEWNERKEKITKILDRLSVKYSVGEVIIYVNNYVNRIRDLEEVEKYATLEINRNDIMILPKGIDKGTSLIKFKQLIKFNGKVVAIGDSENDYALFRVADIKVAVNNALPQVKQIADIITSKPNGLGVLEVLEKILNNELQNFSK
- a CDS encoding AAA family ATPase, translating into MIKGIIRVLSYKGGVGKTSISLALARIISLSSYKVLVYDMDNLFTISKLTESKECEINRHLTFDVYHCNKHDNKFLTLDYDYVIVDTYPGILTNELPKMESEKIFNIFITDYFSLVDTLEYIKLWEDVKVTNLLVVNLISLDEEDQNYINQTPSLSYNNVIRSIVKNKNVKVDHITIIPFIKDYYGSYKIDFPKVESLVGRILF
- a CDS encoding sugar nucleotide-binding protein codes for the protein MKIAVTDEGEVAKTIAVYLGKSYEVIIVDTPSSVIREKPNVIIHTNEIPMNDSIQNPPLAWTFNTWYAINIARAGSKIGSVNIYLSTFMVYDGKKGYYKEHNTPSPLNYYGLSKLVAETTIMGLGNYLILRLGALFSLSYKGFLYPFIRASVKGKILRCNKNFYLSIISTQSLAKVIKHFIEKDARGVINVGSNRISMLDFCNYLSDVFGNEIVEVNGSMRDFSLDDWLLRAYNVKINAKDNIMSLVEQKLFNN
- a CDS encoding METTL5 family protein, translated to MLDAGCGTGIFCLAVTLLGGYCVCVDIDLESLKVAKEMFNELGLLVDLVNVDIRFFKANFDVVIQNPPFGVVNKGIDIQFLISAFNNAKIIYSIHKFNRRTREIITNLAKERGFKVSVITEKYRLKQYYPWHKERFHEFLVDVYLFTKIL